A genomic stretch from Gemmatimonadota bacterium includes:
- a CDS encoding type II toxin-antitoxin system HicA family toxin, whose product MRQCGWTQRRQRGSHRVWYSPDGYRLVVQPNRTMSKGYQVRQFLRQYHWETKNEK is encoded by the coding sequence ATGCGTCAATGCGGATGGACGCAACGTCGCCAGCGAGGAAGCCATCGTGTTTGGTACTCTCCAGACGGGTACCGACTCGTAGTCCAACCCAATCGCACCATGTCCAAGGGCTATCAGGTTCGACAATTTTTGAGACAATATCATTGGGAGACAAAAAATGAAAAATAA
- a CDS encoding type II toxin-antitoxin system HicB family antitoxin, with amino-acid sequence MKNNNQDNFDGFTVKMFLDEDGDYLAHFVELPNVSAFGQTPDEALVELKAAWELMKECYREDGVPIPKANRDESVSRFM; translated from the coding sequence ATGAAAAATAATAATCAGGACAACTTCGATGGATTCACAGTCAAGATGTTCCTGGATGAAGATGGCGATTATCTCGCCCATTTCGTGGAACTTCCCAATGTTTCGGCTTTTGGACAGACACCCGACGAGGCGTTGGTTGAATTGAAAGCAGCGTGGGAGTTGATGAAAGAGTGTTACCGGGAGGACGGTGTTCCTATCCCTAAAGCAAATCGTGACGAATCCGTGTCCCGGTTTATGTAG
- a CDS encoding helix-turn-helix transcriptional regulator translates to MKVTQGSDNVFEDIGFDREEAASLKVRADLMLDLRKYIEMKGWTQSQAATFFGESQPRISNLMQGDIRRFSVDKLINMLTLAGMQVEVYVKPQAA, encoded by the coding sequence ATGAAAGTGACTCAAGGCAGCGATAACGTATTCGAGGATATAGGTTTTGATCGGGAAGAAGCAGCGAGCTTAAAAGTTCGGGCTGATTTAATGCTTGACTTGAGAAAGTACATCGAAATGAAGGGGTGGACTCAGAGTCAAGCCGCTACATTTTTTGGCGAATCCCAGCCGCGCATTAGTAATTTAATGCAGGGAGATATTCGTCGGTTTAGCGTGGATAAGTTGATCAATATGTTGACGCTGGCCGGGATGCAAGTCGAAGTTTACGTCAAACCACAAGCAGCCTAA